A genomic region of Streptosporangium lutulentum contains the following coding sequences:
- a CDS encoding DUF427 domain-containing protein → MGLSWQQGPLSPGAVGEFLTPDPLPERLLFAERLRRRLRVRFAGEWIADGEDVTLLHEPGRYPVAYFRLEDVKPGVLQRSDHVTRHRELGATSWFTVAEGKRETERAAWQYVDLPAHAGRLEGRIAFAWRAMDAFYEEDERILGHAADAYHRIDIRRTSRRLEVRDGDHVVARSAHPIVLYESGFAPRWYVPRTDIDESALTPVGGRTFCPYKGLASYYDIGASQRAAWSYQDAYAEMGRVSGLVSFEPNKVAVFLDGERLKLEPGQNVLPHGTDRGLDLDEVRTR, encoded by the coding sequence ATGGGTCTGTCATGGCAGCAAGGGCCGCTCTCGCCCGGCGCGGTCGGTGAGTTCCTGACCCCCGACCCGCTGCCCGAGAGGCTGCTGTTCGCCGAACGGCTTCGCCGGCGGTTGCGCGTCCGGTTCGCGGGCGAGTGGATCGCCGACGGCGAAGACGTCACGCTGCTGCACGAGCCGGGCCGCTACCCGGTGGCGTATTTCCGCCTGGAGGACGTGAAACCCGGCGTTCTCCAGCGATCCGACCATGTCACCCGCCATCGCGAACTGGGTGCCACCTCATGGTTCACGGTCGCCGAAGGGAAACGGGAGACGGAGCGGGCCGCATGGCAGTACGTCGACCTGCCCGCCCACGCCGGTCGGCTCGAGGGGCGAATCGCCTTCGCGTGGCGCGCCATGGACGCGTTCTACGAGGAGGACGAGCGGATCCTGGGGCACGCCGCCGACGCCTATCACCGGATCGACATCCGCCGGACCTCACGGCGGCTGGAGGTTCGCGACGGTGATCATGTCGTGGCCAGGTCCGCGCATCCGATCGTCCTGTATGAGTCCGGCTTCGCGCCTCGCTGGTACGTCCCCAGGACGGACATCGACGAGAGCGCGCTCACCCCGGTCGGGGGTCGGACGTTCTGCCCCTACAAGGGGCTGGCGAGCTACTACGACATCGGCGCCTCCCAGCGAGCCGCCTGGTCCTACCAGGACGCGTACGCCGAGATGGGCCGCGTGTCCGGACTGGTGTCGTTCGAACCGAACAAGGTCGCGGTGTTCCTCGACGGAGAGCGGCTGAAGCTCGAACCCGGGCAGAACGTGCTGCCCCACGGCACCGACCGCGGCCTGGACCTCGACGAGGTCCGTACCCGGTGA
- a CDS encoding LysR family transcriptional regulator → MATLRALECLVALADIGSVTGAAAALHMSQPALSHQIAALERELGTPVVERLPRGVRVTVAGRAAAAEARIALQAAARAVHMGREAGAGRAGRLRIACAETMTVWLLVPVLRRWRSHHPEVHLDLMEFTSTDRMVDHLVAGGTDLVVGPRPTGAPAHIEVLGQEEMVVVTSDDHPFSGRPSVTVAELAAEPFVHYDPDNGLAVWVDRFVAGHEVALTPVVRTRSPRTAAQLAGAGMGVSIVPASALIACPAGVVRRLNPRVHRDIVAIMAAPSDGLARRFVADLRRQGLPVPDTEARPPLGGRGPGSPAPDRSTGG, encoded by the coding sequence ATGGCTACGCTTCGAGCGCTGGAGTGTCTCGTGGCTCTGGCCGACATCGGGTCGGTGACCGGGGCCGCCGCCGCGCTTCACATGTCGCAGCCCGCGCTCTCGCATCAGATCGCGGCTCTGGAGCGGGAGCTGGGCACGCCCGTCGTGGAGCGGTTGCCGCGGGGCGTCCGGGTCACGGTCGCGGGCCGTGCCGCCGCCGCGGAGGCGCGCATCGCGCTACAGGCCGCCGCCCGGGCCGTCCACATGGGCCGGGAGGCGGGTGCGGGGCGCGCCGGTCGGCTCCGGATCGCCTGCGCCGAGACGATGACCGTCTGGCTCCTGGTCCCCGTACTGCGCCGGTGGCGCTCGCATCACCCCGAGGTCCATCTGGACCTGATGGAGTTCACCAGCACGGATCGCATGGTCGACCATCTCGTGGCGGGCGGAACGGACCTCGTGGTCGGCCCGCGGCCGACCGGCGCCCCCGCCCACATCGAGGTGCTGGGTCAGGAGGAAATGGTCGTCGTGACCTCGGACGACCACCCCTTCTCGGGACGGCCCTCGGTGACCGTCGCGGAGCTCGCCGCCGAGCCTTTCGTGCACTACGACCCCGACAACGGGCTGGCGGTGTGGGTGGACCGGTTCGTCGCCGGACACGAGGTGGCGCTCACCCCGGTGGTGCGGACCCGCAGTCCGCGGACCGCCGCGCAGCTGGCGGGAGCCGGGATGGGCGTCTCCATCGTGCCTGCCTCCGCCCTCATCGCCTGCCCGGCAGGGGTGGTGCGCCGCCTGAACCCGCGCGTCCACCGTGACATAGTCGCGATCATGGCGGCCCCCTCGGACGGGCTCGCCCGGAGGTTCGTCGCCGACCTGCGACGGCAGGGGCTTCCCGTGCCCGACACCGAGGCGCGGCCCCCGCTCGGCGGGCGCGGTCCCGGCTCACCCGCTCCCGATCGGTCAACCGGCGGCTGA
- a CDS encoding SMP-30/gluconolactonase/LRE family protein — MPENSEGTMIKQLSKAALSAVLTAAAVATISPAPASAAAPLSGARIAAHFDLAKGQMPENLALAPNGTAYVTFAAARQIAQVAPGGATRVLATLPEPADGGGRTPVLGFALTTGIVRAHDGTLYVLYATGTSDLTGLWRLRPGGEPQRIAALPATGLPNGLALEPRTRTLYITDSVRGTIWRVPTAGGTPTAWSAAPELASTGFLGANGLKIHNGAVWATNLDKGTVLRIPIIQGGRAGKVRIRATGLPGIDDFAFTGRGDQILAALNGPGRVTLIQPDGTHSAVLTEADGLQNPTSIALRGDTVYVPSAAYTTAKDPNLILARLRD, encoded by the coding sequence ATGCCCGAAAACAGTGAGGGAACCATGATCAAGCAGCTCTCCAAGGCCGCCCTGTCCGCCGTCCTGACCGCTGCCGCCGTCGCGACGATCAGTCCGGCTCCGGCGTCGGCCGCCGCCCCGCTGAGCGGCGCGCGGATCGCCGCGCACTTCGACCTGGCCAAGGGCCAGATGCCGGAGAACCTCGCCCTGGCGCCCAACGGCACCGCGTACGTCACCTTCGCCGCCGCCCGCCAGATCGCCCAGGTCGCCCCCGGGGGCGCCACCCGGGTCCTGGCCACACTGCCCGAGCCCGCCGACGGCGGCGGCCGCACCCCGGTCCTGGGCTTCGCCCTGACCACCGGCATCGTCCGCGCCCACGACGGCACCCTGTACGTCCTGTACGCCACCGGAACCTCCGACCTCACCGGCCTGTGGCGCCTGCGCCCCGGCGGCGAACCGCAGCGCATCGCCGCCCTGCCCGCCACCGGCCTGCCCAACGGCCTGGCCCTGGAACCGCGCACCCGCACCCTCTACATCACCGACTCCGTACGCGGCACCATCTGGAGGGTTCCCACCGCCGGCGGCACTCCCACCGCCTGGTCCGCCGCCCCCGAACTGGCCTCCACCGGATTCCTCGGCGCCAACGGCCTGAAGATCCACAATGGTGCGGTGTGGGCCACCAACCTCGACAAGGGCACCGTCCTGCGCATCCCCATCATCCAAGGCGGGCGCGCCGGTAAGGTCCGGATCCGGGCCACCGGCCTGCCCGGCATCGACGACTTCGCCTTCACCGGCCGCGGCGACCAGATCCTGGCCGCCCTCAACGGCCCCGGCCGGGTCACGCTCATTCAGCCCGACGGCACCCACTCCGCTGTCCTGACCGAGGCCGACGGCCTGCAGAACCCCACCTCCATCGCCCTGCGCGGCGACACCGTCTACGTCCCGAGCGCCGCCTACACCACCGCCAAGGACCCCAACCTCATCCTCGCCCGCCTGCGCGACTAG
- a CDS encoding SDR family oxidoreductase, producing the protein MSATLQDKTVLVVGRGSGIARAVTLAARAAGARVVVAGRDRAALADAYDDAGVSAEQVDLTDEKSIAALAERLGDVDHVVSTASARARGRVGDLTPATLSLSFGTKVIGPIMLAKHFAPRVRAGGSFVFFSGSSALKPAVGVLGVAATNGAVDVVTKALSLELAPIRVNAVSPGTVDTGAWDGLGERKKAELFAERIARNPARRIGTAEDIAEAVLFAMTSTFMTGVSLPLDGGEPLV; encoded by the coding sequence ATGTCAGCGACACTGCAGGACAAGACCGTGCTCGTCGTCGGCCGTGGAAGCGGGATCGCCCGCGCGGTGACGCTGGCGGCGCGAGCGGCCGGCGCCCGGGTGGTGGTCGCGGGACGCGACCGCGCGGCCCTGGCGGACGCCTACGACGACGCCGGCGTCAGCGCCGAGCAGGTGGATCTCACCGATGAGAAGTCGATCGCGGCGCTGGCCGAACGGCTCGGCGACGTCGATCACGTGGTGTCGACCGCCTCGGCGCGGGCCCGCGGACGCGTGGGAGATCTCACCCCGGCCACGCTGTCGCTGTCCTTCGGCACCAAGGTGATCGGGCCGATCATGCTGGCCAAGCACTTCGCGCCGCGGGTGCGCGCGGGAGGCTCTTTCGTCTTCTTCTCCGGGTCGTCGGCTCTCAAGCCGGCCGTCGGCGTCCTGGGGGTCGCGGCCACCAACGGGGCGGTGGACGTCGTCACCAAGGCCCTCTCGCTGGAGCTCGCGCCCATCCGGGTCAACGCCGTCTCTCCCGGAACCGTCGACACCGGGGCCTGGGACGGACTCGGGGAACGGAAGAAGGCCGAACTGTTCGCGGAACGCATCGCTCGCAACCCCGCGCGGCGCATCGGAACGGCCGAGGACATCGCCGAGGCGGTGCTGTTCGCGATGACCAGCACCTTCATGACCGGCGTGTCATTGCCGCTCGACGGCGGTGAGCCTCTCGTCTGA
- a CDS encoding copper resistance CopC family protein: MPRFIRRMVPVTLCCAVFVMLTAPAALAHDSLRSSSPAKGAEVTSVKRIELEFSAHVLFPTVALRDAAGRPVPLAKARADGPKVTAEVPETPPAGGYAIAWRVVSSDGHPIEGEIPFTVTGSAASSVPPAPGLTPASASSSPIASAAAQPGSPGSVSAHAAHAASAQDSPNWTRVAFAVLVGIGLGIWIPRLLRDRSADTK; the protein is encoded by the coding sequence ATGCCACGATTCATTCGCAGGATGGTGCCGGTGACACTGTGCTGCGCCGTCTTTGTCATGCTCACCGCGCCCGCCGCGCTCGCCCACGACAGCCTGAGGAGCAGTTCCCCGGCCAAGGGCGCCGAGGTCACGTCCGTCAAGCGGATCGAACTGGAGTTCAGCGCTCACGTTCTGTTCCCCACGGTCGCCCTGCGTGACGCGGCCGGCAGGCCCGTCCCCCTGGCCAAGGCGCGCGCCGACGGGCCGAAGGTCACCGCCGAGGTCCCGGAGACGCCGCCCGCCGGCGGATACGCGATCGCCTGGCGGGTGGTCTCCTCCGACGGCCACCCGATCGAGGGAGAGATCCCCTTCACCGTGACCGGTTCGGCCGCGTCGTCCGTCCCACCCGCCCCGGGGCTCACCCCGGCGTCGGCGTCCTCATCCCCGATCGCGTCGGCGGCGGCGCAGCCCGGCTCGCCCGGCTCCGTCTCCGCCCACGCCGCCCACGCCGCGAGCGCCCAGGACTCTCCGAACTGGACACGGGTCGCCTTCGCCGTGCTCGTGGGGATCGGTCTGGGCATCTGGATCCCGCGCCTCCTCCGGGACCGGTCCGCCGACACGAAGTGA
- a CDS encoding DUF929 family protein, with the protein MSGAEERRRRVKTLRAEQARRQAAAARRRRFALIAAPIAVVVLVIAVMAGVKLTGTSTTGGTLSAASESTLAKVTGVPAETLAKAGAPPPDAKVLPVSGEPPLMQDGKPRIFYLGAEYCPYCAAERWPLIVALSRFGTFTGLGESRSTSDDVFPNTATFTFRSATYSSPYVAFTAVETEDSQGRPLQQPDTADAALVTKLNGPPYVPAEAKGSIPFIDIGNQFLITGASYSPDVLKGLDNEQIADKLADPTGSIGKPVDSVANLMTASICAITGDKPANVCNEPVVKNIRKGLG; encoded by the coding sequence ATGTCGGGGGCAGAGGAGCGCAGACGTCGCGTCAAGACGCTGCGAGCGGAGCAGGCGCGGCGGCAGGCGGCGGCGGCGCGCCGTCGAAGGTTTGCTCTGATCGCCGCACCGATCGCGGTGGTCGTCCTGGTGATCGCGGTCATGGCGGGAGTGAAACTCACCGGGACGAGCACGACCGGTGGGACGCTGTCGGCCGCGTCGGAGAGCACCCTCGCCAAAGTGACCGGGGTGCCCGCCGAGACACTGGCCAAGGCCGGTGCGCCTCCGCCCGACGCCAAGGTTCTCCCCGTCTCCGGTGAGCCGCCTCTCATGCAGGACGGCAAGCCGAGGATCTTTTACCTGGGCGCTGAATACTGCCCCTACTGCGCCGCCGAGCGGTGGCCCCTGATCGTCGCGTTGTCGCGGTTCGGCACCTTCACCGGCCTGGGGGAATCCCGCTCCACCAGCGATGACGTGTTTCCGAACACCGCCACCTTCACCTTCCGGTCGGCGACCTACTCCAGCCCGTACGTGGCGTTCACGGCGGTGGAGACGGAGGATTCGCAAGGCCGGCCGCTGCAACAGCCGGACACCGCGGACGCGGCGCTGGTGACCAAGCTGAACGGGCCGCCGTACGTGCCCGCCGAGGCCAAGGGGTCCATCCCGTTCATCGACATCGGCAACCAGTTCCTGATCACCGGCGCGAGCTACTCGCCCGACGTCCTGAAGGGTCTGGACAACGAGCAGATCGCCGACAAACTGGCCGATCCCACCGGTTCCATCGGCAAGCCGGTGGACAGCGTCGCCAACCTGATGACCGCGAGCATCTGCGCGATCACCGGTGACAAGCCGGCCAATGTGTGCAACGAGCCCGTTGTGAAGAACATCAGGAAGGGCCTGGGGTGA
- a CDS encoding SDR family oxidoreductase, which produces MALSLQDRTVLVVGRGSGIARAITLSARARGARVVVAGRDQAALRAAYEDPGVEAETVDLNDDTTIAALAERLGQVDHVVSTASARARGLLADLDREALRRSFDTKVIGPAILAKHFAPHIADDGSFVLFSGVAAFKPVIGYLGVAATNGAVDFLTRSLALELGPIRVNAISPGVIDTGIWDSFGEEGKRAYFDDLRARNPARRIGTVQDIADAVLFAMTSPFLTGVTLRVDGGEPLT; this is translated from the coding sequence ATGGCACTGTCGTTGCAAGATCGCACCGTCCTCGTCGTCGGCCGGGGTAGCGGGATCGCCCGCGCCATCACGCTGTCCGCGCGTGCGCGGGGAGCTCGCGTCGTGGTCGCGGGACGTGATCAGGCGGCGCTGCGGGCCGCCTACGAGGACCCGGGAGTCGAGGCCGAGACCGTCGACCTCAACGACGACACGACCATCGCGGCGCTCGCGGAGCGGCTCGGCCAGGTGGATCACGTCGTCTCGACCGCTTCGGCACGCGCCCGGGGGCTCCTGGCCGATCTCGACAGGGAGGCCCTGCGGCGCTCTTTCGACACCAAGGTCATCGGCCCGGCCATCCTCGCCAAGCACTTCGCGCCGCACATCGCCGACGACGGTTCCTTCGTGCTCTTCTCCGGCGTCGCGGCCTTCAAGCCCGTCATCGGTTATCTCGGCGTGGCCGCCACCAACGGAGCGGTCGACTTCCTCACCAGGTCCCTGGCGCTCGAACTGGGACCGATCAGGGTCAACGCGATCTCGCCCGGCGTGATCGACACCGGCATCTGGGACTCCTTCGGCGAAGAGGGCAAGCGCGCCTACTTCGACGATCTCCGCGCCCGCAATCCGGCCCGTCGCATCGGAACCGTCCAGGACATCGCCGACGCGGTTCTGTTCGCCATGACCAGCCCGTTCCTCACCGGGGTGACGCTACGCGTCGACGGTGGAGAACCACTGACCTGA
- a CDS encoding vitamin K epoxide reductase family protein, whose translation MTRTTAPAPARWIPLTGTVLSLAGLAISVYLTVSHYTDPRTLACPDTGAINCVKVTTSPESVILGIPVAAYGLIFFAAMILANLPAVWRRQETWVTAARLVATGIGVVTVLYLVYVELFQVSAICLWCTGVHVIAFALFVIALIGSSRSLID comes from the coding sequence GTGACACGCACCACCGCGCCGGCACCCGCCCGGTGGATCCCGCTGACCGGCACCGTCCTCTCCCTGGCCGGCCTGGCGATATCCGTTTACCTCACCGTCAGTCACTACACCGATCCCCGGACGCTCGCCTGTCCCGACACCGGTGCGATCAACTGCGTCAAGGTCACCACGAGCCCGGAGTCGGTGATTCTCGGCATTCCCGTGGCCGCGTACGGCCTGATCTTCTTCGCGGCGATGATCCTTGCGAACCTTCCCGCCGTCTGGAGGCGGCAGGAGACCTGGGTGACGGCCGCTCGCCTGGTCGCGACGGGGATCGGCGTCGTCACCGTGCTCTACCTGGTCTACGTCGAGCTCTTCCAGGTGAGCGCGATCTGCCTGTGGTGCACCGGCGTCCACGTGATCGCCTTCGCTCTCTTCGTGATCGCGCTGATCGGCTCGTCGAGGTCGCTGATCGACTGA
- a CDS encoding copper resistance CopC family protein, with protein MFHRQPVARLIALAAIAACALSAMTGTASAHTTLKSSDPADGATVKKPPADIELVFTENISRNLATVVVTGPGGEKVVDGKPKIKGATLTQPLTDDLVNGRYTIAFRVVSADGHPISKELRFTLKAPKPSPTPTPTPTPTPAPTQGSASPAAPPAVSASPAAALSDDDQSDGTGATPVLVIGALLVVVAGVTLFVARRRGRRAVS; from the coding sequence GTGTTCCACCGGCAACCGGTCGCCCGTCTCATCGCGCTCGCGGCCATCGCCGCCTGTGCCCTGTCCGCCATGACGGGGACGGCGTCCGCGCACACGACGCTGAAGTCGAGCGATCCCGCCGACGGCGCGACGGTGAAAAAGCCTCCTGCCGACATCGAGCTGGTCTTCACCGAGAACATCAGCCGCAACCTCGCCACCGTCGTCGTCACCGGTCCCGGCGGTGAGAAAGTCGTCGACGGCAAACCGAAGATCAAGGGCGCCACCCTCACCCAGCCGCTCACGGATGACCTGGTCAACGGGCGATACACGATCGCCTTCCGGGTGGTGTCAGCCGACGGGCACCCGATCAGCAAAGAGCTCCGCTTCACCCTGAAGGCGCCCAAGCCGTCCCCCACGCCAACGCCCACGCCGACACCCACGCCGGCGCCGACGCAAGGCAGCGCGAGCCCGGCAGCGCCGCCGGCCGTGTCCGCGTCGCCGGCCGCCGCGCTGTCCGACGACGATCAGAGCGACGGGACGGGCGCGACGCCCGTACTGGTCATCGGCGCCCTGCTCGTGGTGGTCGCCGGGGTGACCCTCTTCGTCGCCCGGCGTCGCGGACGCCGGGCCGTGTCCTGA